The proteins below are encoded in one region of Effusibacillus dendaii:
- a CDS encoding nitroreductase family protein produces MNIFEAVRNRREITSFEEKKISFDILEKLLDVAYLSPAGNNLPSREFLLITGRDALDHLSKTTPYVSWLTGAQAAIVVTGLPEVSKYWIQDASIACGYIWLAAVELGLGAAFGAVHHTQDAEESERRETFVRSALSIPDDRRILAILGFGYSKQNPVPKQMYPRETVVFYDKFGKTNP; encoded by the coding sequence ATGAATATATTTGAGGCGGTTCGAAACAGACGTGAAATCACGAGTTTCGAAGAAAAAAAGATTTCCTTCGATATATTGGAAAAATTGCTGGATGTTGCCTATTTGTCACCTGCGGGAAATAACCTTCCTTCCAGAGAGTTTCTGTTAATCACCGGGCGGGACGCGTTGGATCATCTGTCGAAAACGACCCCTTATGTATCCTGGCTAACTGGTGCTCAGGCTGCTATTGTCGTCACAGGATTGCCAGAAGTGAGCAAATATTGGATACAGGATGCCTCGATCGCATGTGGGTATATCTGGCTTGCAGCGGTAGAACTGGGACTGGGTGCGGCATTTGGGGCGGTTCATCATACGCAGGATGCGGAGGAATCAGAGCGGAGAGAGACATTTGTGCGCAGCGCTCTATCTATTCCGGATGATCGGCGCATTTTGGCTATCCTCGGGTTCGGCTATTCCAAGCAAAATCCGGTGCCAAAGCAAATGTATCCGCGAGAAACCGTTGTGTTTTACGATAAATTTGGCAAAACAAACCCGTAA